The following nucleotide sequence is from Stegostoma tigrinum isolate sSteTig4 chromosome 32, sSteTig4.hap1, whole genome shotgun sequence.
CCGGACAGTAAAATGATCATTATAGTGCGAGATCAAAATCAGGCATTCCCATTATGTGTTGCAAACTATCAGCTATGCATTAACAAAAGGCCTATCCTTCCAGTGGCACTTGATTAATTGGGAACGTATTGATTGTTTTACTTGAATACTCactttctttgtgtttgttttgtgTTGAAAGAGCTCGAAGGGAGAAGTTCTTTGAGTTTCCACTTCTACAGCGTTACTTGGCTTGCAAGAGTCGCTCCCATTATTTTGTCTGCATGTACTACATGAGGCAGCTACttatgttggttttcatttcTGTCGCTTGCCTTTACCTCGTTTATtgccatttcccagcatttttcCAGGATGAATTCAGTTGCTCTATCAAATCAGGACTCCTGGCCAATGACCCTGAtatcccacctgtgatccagtgTAAGCTGACTTCAGTGACTATATTCAAGATGATTAGCGTGGTCAATGGTGCTGTCTACCTTCTCTTAGCCCCCATGATTGTTTACACCCTGCTGCAGCTCTGTTACTGGGACAAACAATTTTTGGCTGTATATGAGATGCTTCCTGCATTTGAGTTGGTTAGTAAGAAGATGCTGGGCTGTGCTCTGAATGACCTCAACATCATTCTCCAATTCCTGCGTGCAAACATCAATCAACTGGAGTCATTTAATCGTCTGGCGGTGCTGTGCATTGTGAAGGATGTGGGTACAGGAGGTAAAGGTTACACGCTGGTAGATATGATGACACTGCTTGTAGGGTTGGAAAACTACACACGTGAAGGTGGCAACTGCACTACTGCAAGCACAGAAAATGGGGAGATTGGATTGCATCATCGGGGATATCTGGGTTCTCGAGAATG
It contains:
- the LOC125466875 gene encoding pannexin-3-like, giving the protein MSIASIATEFILSDSLIREPKDSRAKGLRLELATDRMIKFISVGLPLLLVSAALAKEISLKSQITCFPPNNFSLKQATYVDLYCWETLLHRHLQTSGSVQTSLWIHKVFPYSLLVIGMIMYLPALIWKVFVTPTLIADLLFIIDELDKAYNRSIKVAQLIVKKHENSPNAKHLIQEELDRARREKFFEFPLLQRYLACKSRSHYFVCMYYMRQLLMLVFISVACLYLVYCHFPAFFQDEFSCSIKSGLLANDPDIPPVIQCKLTSVTIFKMISVVNGAVYLLLAPMIVYTLLQLCYWDKQFLAVYEMLPAFELVSKKMLGCALNDLNIILQFLRANINQLESFNRLAVLCIVKDVGTGGKGYTLVDMMTLLVGLENYTREGGNCTTASTENGEIGLHHRGYLGSREWHQGRFQTREATDWTCGNPQSSSSC